Proteins from a single region of Nocardioides anomalus:
- a CDS encoding PrsW family intramembrane metalloprotease, with the protein MAKGPRRDSRAFTIIVSVLVCLGALPMLLIIALSSAPGIAVLATVLAAVPVVPLVLCYLWLDRYEPEPRRLLLLGLLWGAFAATFGALVVQGIGGLFAGVTDEVSLALIAPVTEEFSKGLFLILLLWWRRAELDGVLDGIVYAGMVGIGFAFTENILYLGAAYNGTDGSAPGGLAGVTGTFVVRCLFSPFAHPLFTAFTGIGVGIAVTTRNPALRWLAPLGGYCCAVLAHATWNGSTIFGFQGFVGAYFLIMVPAFAGLIWLGVWSRRSERRMLTAALGDAAQRGLFPATDIGWVVDLRARRAARAYAKQIGGKAGEEQMRDYQQAAIELGFLHHRYLRGTAPRDYAARGQDFLALINSIRPAIAFPGQVVPTR; encoded by the coding sequence GTGGCCAAGGGACCGCGCCGGGACAGCCGTGCGTTCACGATCATCGTGAGCGTGCTCGTGTGCCTGGGCGCGCTCCCGATGCTGCTCATCATCGCCCTCTCGAGCGCCCCGGGGATCGCGGTGCTGGCCACGGTGCTGGCCGCCGTGCCCGTGGTCCCGCTGGTGCTCTGCTACCTGTGGCTGGACCGCTACGAGCCGGAGCCGCGGCGCCTGCTGCTGCTCGGGCTGCTGTGGGGCGCGTTCGCCGCGACCTTCGGCGCCCTGGTCGTCCAGGGCATCGGCGGGCTGTTCGCCGGCGTGACCGACGAGGTCAGCCTGGCCCTGATCGCGCCCGTCACCGAGGAGTTCAGCAAGGGGCTGTTCCTGATCCTGCTGCTGTGGTGGCGCCGGGCCGAGCTGGACGGCGTGCTGGACGGGATCGTCTACGCCGGCATGGTCGGGATCGGATTCGCCTTCACCGAGAACATCCTCTACCTCGGCGCGGCGTACAACGGGACCGACGGCTCCGCGCCCGGCGGCCTGGCCGGCGTGACCGGCACCTTCGTGGTGCGCTGCCTGTTCAGCCCGTTCGCGCACCCGCTCTTCACGGCCTTCACCGGCATCGGTGTGGGGATCGCGGTCACCACCCGCAACCCCGCGCTGCGGTGGCTGGCGCCGCTGGGCGGGTACTGCTGCGCGGTGCTCGCCCACGCGACGTGGAACGGCTCCACGATCTTCGGCTTCCAGGGCTTCGTGGGCGCCTACTTCCTCATCATGGTCCCGGCCTTCGCCGGGCTGATCTGGCTCGGGGTCTGGTCGCGCCGCTCGGAGCGGAGGATGCTGACCGCAGCGCTCGGGGACGCCGCCCAGCGGGGCCTGTTCCCGGCGACCGACATCGGTTGGGTGGTCGACCTCCGAGCCCGGCGGGCCGCCCGGGCCTACGCCAAGCAGATCGGCGGCAAGGCGGGGGAGGAGCAGATGCGCGACTACCAGCAGGCCGCGATCGAGCTCGGCTTCCTGCACCACCGCTACCTGCGCGGGACGGCGCCGCGCGACTACGCCGCGCGCGGCCAGGACTTCCTCGCGCTCATCAACTCCATCCGCCCCGCCATCGCCTTCCCCGGACAGGTGGTGCCGACGCGATGA